GATTCCACGTACTGCGTGATCGCTTCGGCCACGCCTGCGGCGCGCTGCGGCTGGTCGGCGCGCCGGTCGCTGGCGCCGGCGGCCTGCCGGGCCAGGTGATAGCGGACCGTGCTCTCGGAGACGCCCAGCAGCCGTGCGATCCGCCGGCTGCCCGTCCCCAACTCTGCCAGATGCCTCATCGTTACCCTCGCGTCGACGCCCAGCTTCACCGCCCAGCCACCTCCCGCGGATGCGGGAATCTGGCCGGAGGCCGCCGCGGCGTCAGGTCAGAGGGTGCGCGAAACTGGCTGTCGCCTTAGGGCGAGGATGGCGTGTCGCGCTACAGTTGATCTCAGATGCGAGGCGACGCGCACGCTCTTGTGGAATACCTCGACCGTCATCAGCGTGGCGCGCACGTCGACGCGCTTTTGCACGAGTTGGTACGGCACGCTGTAGAAATGCCGGTCGAACTCGACGTGGTAGTCGATGCCGACGCCGGCGTTGACTTTCCACTCGCAGGCCTCCATGCGTTTTGCTGGAAGTGGTCTTAATGCCGGCCGGTCAAGCTCGAGGAACAGCGACCGGCGCGTGCCGTCCATCCGTGACAGCGGCCGGTCGTTCAGCCAGGCAAGGCGCTCGGCCACGGCCGCATTGGCTTCGGCGACAGAGAAAAATGTTTGGTTACGAAGCGGGGCGAGCACCCAGCGCTCGACCTGCTGGACGGCGTTCTCGACTTTCGACTTGTCGCGCGGCTTGGCCACGCGCGCCGGCAGGATCGTCGTGCCGTAGTAATTGGCCAGTTCCAGATACGCCTGGTGCAGCGACGGCTCGAAAAAGTCGGCCTTTACCACACCGGTCTTCAGGTTGTCGGGGACGAGCACCTCGGCTGTGCCGCCGAGAAACTCGAATGTACGGATGTGCGCCAGGATCCACGAGCGGCTGGTCTGATCGGGGAAAACCTCAGCGTACGTAAAACTGCTCGCGCCGAGCGCGGCCACGAATACGCTGGCGTCGGCGACTTCGCCGGTGCTCGGGTTCGTGATCGGCACCGTCATGCCCGCCCAGTCGACGAACAGCTTCTCGCCGGCGCGGTGACTCTGGCGCATGACAACGTCGAGCGTGCCGCGCCACTGGCTGTAGAGCTCGCAGTAACGCGAGTAGCTGTAGGCCCGTTCGCCGCGCTCGGCCTTGTACTCGAGCCACAGCAACTCCAGCGTCACGCCCCGCCGCTTCATCTCCCGGTGCACGTGAGCGAAGTCGGGCAGGTCGTGCTCGGCCGGACGCGGACCGCGGACGTAGAGCCGCGCCTCGAGCTCGGCCTCGTCCATGGCCGCCGCCGCGGCCCAGTCGATGCCGGCCGCGCGCGCCCGCGCCTCGATGTCGACAACGGTGCTGACCGAGACGTCGCAGCTCCGGGCCGCCGTCCTAACCGATTGCCCGAGGCCGAGCCTGAGTCTAAGAATTTCTCGTGTCCTGCGCATAGGTAGTTTGTGTGCAGGCATGGTGCCCTCCCTTTCGTGGTTGTTGGGGAGGGCACCCCTGCCTTTTCGGTCCAGCCTCGCCAGACGCACCTGTGCCCAGACAATCCAACTCCGCGGCCGGTGTTCGGCTTCGGAACAGGTGTTCGGCTTGGCTCGGAATGGGTGTTCGGCTTCGGTCGGAATAGCCGTTCGGCTTCAGTCGGAATCAGTGTTCGGGATCAGTCGGAATCTGCACGTGCCGACGCGACTCAGGCAACCGATGGGATCGCCCGTGATGCTCAACGACGTGTGGGCTCTGGATTTCATGCACGACCGGCTTTATTGCAGCCGGCCGTTTCGCACGCTTAACGTCATCGACGAAGCCAATCGCGAGCGCCTTGCCATCGAGGTCGGAACGTCGATCCCGGCGTCGCGTGTCGTGCGCGTACTTGAGCAACTCGTCCAGATGCATGGCCGTCCGGCGGCGATTCGCTGCGACAATGGCCCGGAGATGACTAGTCAGCGATTCTCCGAGTGGTGCGACGAACAGAAGATCGAGATTCGCTACACCCAGCCGGGCAAGCCCGAACGGAATGCCTACGTCGAACGGTTCAACCGCAGCTACCGCGAGGAAGTGCTCGACGCTTACTTGTTTGGCTCGACGCCCTGGTCACGGCGGATACGAGCAACGCGGCGCGCTTACTCGCAAACGGGCGCGCCCGTCGCGCCCATCACTGCGATACCGCCGGAACCGCGATTATCATTCTGGCGCAGCCAGGCGGTGACCCACTGCTTCTCGCCGAACGCCGCGACGGCAGGCCAGAAATCGAGACGTTTGTCCTCATCGGCCCTGCCATCGACAGCAACAGGCGGCGTCCACGTCAGACCGGCATCGGTGGAGGACGCAAGTGCGACGTCCGCATCAAACCCCGATGCACCTGCAACGGGAAACGCAGTGCTCCATGTAAGCAGCCAAGTGCCGCGGCGATCGGTGGCAATTTTCGAGAAGAGGTCGTCGGCATCGTCGCTGCCCGCGTACGATGCGACTGCCGCCGGGGCGGACCAGGTAAGCCCGTCATCGGTAGAGCGACTGATGAGAATGTCCGAATCCCCGCCGATCGTCCCGGCTAGTGAACTCGTCGATGTCCACGTAATGATCCATCGATTGTCGCCATCGGTCGCAAGGTCCGCAAGCAACTGATCACCGTCGGCAGCGATTGATGGCGGACCGGCGACCACGACTGGGGTTGTCCAGGTCGCGCCGTCGTCGAGCGACCGTGAGAAGAGCAGCTGGCTTCGATCTGCAAACTCAGGAACCGTGATCACCCACGCCGCGCCCCACGTTCCATTGCCCGCCACTTCGATCTTGCCCCAGGGCGCGGTCTCAAGCGCCACCGCGGTCGCAGGCTGGCTCCATGACTGACCACGATCGAATGATCGACTTACTTGCACGCCGCGCGCGGATCCGGAGGCGTCGTAGCCGTGCCAAGCGGCGATCCAGGCGCCAGCAGGGTCCGCGGCCAGATCGAATTCCGATGAACTGCAACCTGCCGGGAGTCCCGTGACCGAGAGCCGTGGAGTTCCCCAATGAAGGCCGTCATCATCCGAATGCGCGCTCACGAGGACGCATTTACCCTCGCGAACCTCAGGCCACATTGCCATCCAGAGGCCTGCGCCGTCCGTGACGACTTGCGGCCAATCGACGATGTTTTCAGAGCCGGCAAGAACTCGCCGCTTTGACCACGTGCCACTGGCCGGGTCGCGCCGCGAATACGAGGCATCCAGCGAGTATTTATGGCGGTCAGGTGTTATGCGCACCTTGCGCAGCCACACGGCGATAGCGGTGCCACTCGGCCCGGCTGCGATACTGGGCGGCCACGCCCAATGCGGTTGCTGATCTTTAGCCTGGGGCTGCAAACGCTCGACCGGATCGAACCAAGGTATGTCGCAATCTTCAGGAAGCGTTGTGGTCGTCGTGGTTTCGGGCGGAATGCTCGTCGACACTGCAACCCTTCGGCCAATCGTTCCCATCTGCCAGTGGGATTTCCACCAAACGATCATCGTCCCATCATGAAGATCTTCGACGGACGAAAGATACGTCGCTCCCGGTGCAGCCAGGCTAAGACGGAACTGCTCTGTGCGTGTCGTGCCGTCCAGCCCCAGGACCCGCCCGTTGACATTACCGCGACGCATCCACGCAAGAATCGCAGCATCGTTGTTGGCCAGCGCCGTCCACCTTTGCCAGTGCGCGCGGATGCGACCTAGTCGCGTTCTTTGCACTACGCTACCGTCCTCGGCCAGCCGCAGGAATGTGAGCGCGTCGCCCCGAGGCGTGGGAACAGGCAGAAGGACACGGTAGGCGCCGTTGCTGTAATCGAGCTGTGTGATGCCGTGTTCTTGCTCATTGCATGACGAGGTCAGCAGCTGAGGCTTCGATAAAGGCTTCCCGTCTTTGCCAAACGCTCGAACACGGACGCAACTTTCGATTCCGCGCACCCAGAGCACGACAAAGCCTCCTTGGCCGTCGCAGGCCAAGCCTAACGGGTACGGCTCATTGCGCTGACGATCGAACCGGAAAGGCTCTTCGAGACGTCCTGCGGCGTTTGTCCGTTCGATGAAGCGGCGATCGTGATCGGCGAGCCACTGCGTGTACAAACGTACTGTCACGCCGTAAGAATCTGGTTCGCAGCTCTCCGAGATCGCCGGCGTCAGTTTTCCAGTTGCACTCTGGAGCTCGGAACCAAATGGGCCAGGCATCTCCGCCCTTGCCACCGATCCGGTGCAGACGCCTACAGCAATGAACGCGGTGAGAACGGACGCCTTACCGAAAAAGAGCATTAAGTTTGTCCCCCGACACAACACTAGTGCATCGGAAGGCGTAAGAGAACACGAATCTACTGAGTATGGCCTAAGCTTGGCTGTCCTGGCGATACGCCTTGGTAGCCGTGCTCGGTGACCAAGTAGTCGTGAACTGGCCAAGTTGACGGGGCCGGCACCGGTCGACTCGACGTGATTGCCTCCGCCATGCCGGCGGCACGCTACGGCTGATCGGCGCGTCCGTCCCTGGCGCCGACGGCGTGCCGGGCCAAGTGGTAGCGGACGGTGCTCTCGGAGACGCCCAGCAGCCGCGCGATCTGCCGGCTACCCGTCCCCAACTCTGCCAGATGCCTCATTGTCACCCTCGCATCGACGCCCAGCTTCACCGCCCGACCACCTCCCGCTCATGCGGGAATCTGGCCGGAAGCCGCCGCGGCGTCAGGTCAGAGGGTGCGCGAAACTGGCTGTCGCCTTACGGCGAGGGTGGCGTGTCGCGCCACCGACGATTACGACGAACACCGGAGGAGACGACCAGCCGTCCTGCAGATCTGGTCTGCCGTGACTTTACGGCAGAGCGTCCGAACAGCTTTGGGTAGCAGACCTCACGTACGTCGCGACATGGCGCAGGTTCGTCTACGTCGCGTTCGTCGTCGACGCGTTCTCGCGAATGGTCATCGGCTGGCGCGTCTCGACTTCGCTACGGCCGATCAAATGCACTGGAGCGCCCGATCAAGCGCTCGCCGCGCAAGACGTCGGTGACGGGCTGATTCTCCATAGCGACCGTGGGTCGCAATACGTGCCCATTCGCTACACGCAGCGACTTGCCGAAGCCGGCATCGCGCGATCGGTCGGCAGCGTCGGCGACGCGTACGACAACGCTCTGGTCGAGAGTGTGAACAGCCTGTACAAGGTGGAATTGGTTCGGGGTCGTGGACCGTGGCGTGGCATCGACGACGTCGAGCGTGCATCGACTGCTTCAACAACCGCCGGCTGCTCGTGCCGATTGGCTACGTTCCGCCGCCGGAATTCGAGCAGGCCGACTTCGGTCTGCAAGACAGTGCCGTCATGTCGGCGGCACTCAACTAAACGAGTAAACGCGACTCCGGAGAAACTCGGGGCGGTTCAGTTCGAACGTGATCGTGCTTTTTGCATCGGCAGCCAACCAGGTTGAGCGCTTCTGTGCTGTCGGATGTTCCGTCTCCTCTCGGGGTCGCCGTTGAGTGAGTTCTTACCTTGCCGAGCACTACACCAGCGAACGAGGAGCACGCGCTCCGTTCCTGACCTTGGGTGCCGCTCCGCCTCGAGCGGACTCTCTCCGCGGTGTCTCACAGCTGCGAGCGTCGGCAGCCGTTTGCGCGGAGCGGCGCGATCAAACGCAACCGCTCTATGCTCCGGCAGCACCCGTCGGCGCGCATCGAACAACGAAGGCGAATCACCCTTGCAGCAGGCCTGCGATGGTCGCATCGTTGCATCCATGCAAATAGCACGAGTGCTTCGTTGGTTTCCGGTACTCCTCTTCTGTCACGGCAGCGCTATGGCTTCGGACACCGTTATTCCCGGACCGGCCAATCCGAATCTGGCCGGACGCGCAGAAGGCTACGTCTGTTGCGGCGGGGACGCCGTGCCCGGACAATCACCGGTCGAGGTCGTGGGACTGACGATTGATGCGTGCGGCGAGCTGGCGTTTTCCGTTACAGGGCAAGTCTCGTTCTCGCCCGGAGCTCCGCCGGGCAACAACCCGGATGGCGACGGTGACTTGGACATGACGAACTTTGGCGATGGCATCTCGGCTCCCGTGAAGGTTCGAGCCAACGCTCTCGTCGGCGTGTTTTTGGGCGACGAGTCACCGACCGGCAGCAACACCCCGGCGCAACTCGATTTCAGCTCCGGGCTGGCATTCACAAGCGTCGCCCCCGCTATCGGCCAGATCTTCTTCATCGGCGACGGCCTTACCTCCGATACCAGCGCCGGCATGTTCGACGGTACGCCTCAGTCGTTCGTGGTGCCCACCGACGCAACCGGCCTCTTCCTCGGCACCACCGACGGCATCGGCTGGTTCAACAACTCCGGCAGCTTCGATGTGAACGTCGCCGAGGTACCTGCCTCGCCCGATGAGGTCTGCGGCGACCCTGCCGGCCCCGAGGGCATTACGGCAACGGATGCGCTGTACGCTCTGAGAGCTGCCGTGGGAACAGTGTTGTGCCGCGAGTGTGTGTGTGACGTGAATCGATCGGGATCAACCGTCGCCACGGATTCTCTGGCGATTCTGCGGCATGCGGTTGGGCAGGACGTTTCGCTCGCGTGCGACTGTTGCGCCGACCTGGGATAGTCACGGGTATCTGCTGGGATACCGACGCCGTCGACTCGGAAGCATCGGCAGTTCGCCGAGGACGCCAAGCGCACGCTCCAATGTGGTGAGCGTGACATCGTCAAGCTGCGAAGATTGAGGACGACCGCCATTCGCTGCGTCTGGCTCGCCCGGCAACCCCGAACGAACCATCTTCCGCTAAGCGAAGAACTAGCCAAAGATACGAACGATCTGCCGATAGAGGACCGGCCGCGGCGGGGCTTGCTGCAGTGAGGCGCAAACTCCGCAACGGCGGGCCTGCCACTCTCGGCAGGCCCGCCGCAAGCTCCTGCTCACCCCATGCGATGCAGCGCGCACAGCTTGTTGCCGAACGGATCGCGCAGGTAGGCCAGGTACATCTTGCCCAGTCCGCCCTCGCGCACACCCGGCGGATCCTCGCAGCTGGTCCCACCGTTGGCGACGCCCGCGGCGTGCCAGGCATCGACCGTGGCCGGGTCGGGAGCGGCAAAACCGATGGTGCCGCCGTTGGCGGGCGCGGCCGGCTCGCCGTTGATCGGAACGGTCACGGCGAAGACGCCGTTGGCGGAGAGGTAGAAGAGTCGGCCCTTGTCGTCGGTGACCGCAGGCCGGTGACCGAGCGCGCCGAGAATCGCGTCGTAGAACTTCCGAGAGGTCTCGATGTCGTTGGAGCCGACCATGATGTGGCTGAACATGAACTTCCTCCTGCGTGGATGTGCATCGGCCTTTGGCCGACGCGCGTGGAAACCTTCTTGTCGTGACGCAGCGGCGGGTTCAATCGGCGACGGCTTGCACTCGCGGCAGCCGCACCACGAACTCGCTTCCCTTTCCCGGCCCCTCGCTATGCGCCTCGATGCGACCGCCGTGCAGCTCCACCAGCCGCTTGGCGATCGTCAACCCGATGCCGAGTCCGGACTGCGACTTCTCCAGCGACTGGTCGACCTGATTGAACAGCTCGAAGACCTGCCCGAGCATCGCCTCCGGAATGCCGATGCCGTTGTCGCGCACGCGAAGGCATGCCATCTCGCCATCCGTCTCGACCGTCACACGGATGTCGCCACCACGAGGCGTGTACTTGGCGGCATTGTTGATGAGGTTGGCGAGCACCTGCGACAGCCGCGTCACATCCGCCACGACCACGACCGGATCCGGCGGAACTTCGACGACGAGCTCGTGTCCGGCCTCCTCCACCATCGGCTGGCTCGTCTCCACGGCGCTGCGCACGACGACCGATAGCTCGACGCGCTCGGTGCGCAGCTCGATCCTTCCCCGGCTGAAGCGGCTGACGTCGAGCAGGTCGTCGACGATGCGGACCATCTGCGCGAGCTGGCGATCCATCATCCCCAGCACCCTGGTACACGCCTCCGAATCGCCGCCCGACATCTTCAGCACCTCGATGCCGTTGCGTATCGGCGCCAGCGGGTTGCGCAGCTCGTGCGCCAGCGTGGCCAGGAACTCGTCCTTGCGGCGGTCCGCGTCGCGCAGCGCCTGCTCGTACTTCTTCCTGTCGGTGATGTCCTGAATGACGGTCAGCGCGCACGGCTCGCCGCCGATGTCGATGATCTCGGCCGAGAGCAGGCCCACGACCTCGTGCCCGTCGCGCATGCGGAAGCGGTACTCGCGGTTGCGCAGCCGGCCCGCCTCCTGAACGGCCGCCAGCTCCGCTTCGCGATCTCCGGGCTGGGCCCACACTCCCAGCTCGGCCGTGGTCTTGCCGATGGCCTCTTCGCGCGAGTAGCCCGTGATGGCCACGAACGTCTCGTTGACCTCCACCAGCTTGCCCGTCACGAGCGAGGAGATCGTCAGGCTGAGCGGGCTCGAATTGAATGCCTTCGCAAACCGCTCCTCGCTCTCGCGCAGCGCCATCTCCACGCGCTTGCGCTCGGTGACGTCCATGGTGGCGCCGAGCATTCGCACCGGCCGCCCTTCCGCGCGTATCACCTGGGCGCTGTTGAACACCCAGACCACTTCTCCGCTCGGACGCACGACGCGGAACTCGGCCTCGTAGGACTCGTCCTGCGCCAGCGCGGCCTCGATGGCGGCGTTGACGACGTCGCGATCGTCGGGATGAACGAGGGAGACGAAGCCGGCCAGGGAAGGCGGGACCTGGCCGGCCTGGATTCCGTGAATGGAATAGAAAGTGTCGCTCCAGGAGATGCGGTCGGCGACGACGTCCCAGTCCCAGATGCCGATCTTCGCAGCCTTGGTGGCGAGCTGGAACCGGTCCTCATCGTGCCATGGCTCGGTGGTGGCGGTGGCGCGCGGCTCCCCTCGTGTCTTCACCCGCGAAAGGTAGCGAAGTCGGGGACGATAAGGAATTGGCGGAGCGAGCCGGACTCGCGCCGTCGTTGCGCCCCCGTTAGATTCCGCGACCCGGCATGCGGCGCGTTCATCTCTTCGAGTTCGAGGACCAGCCGTGGTGCCCGGCCATATTGCGCAACGCGTTGACCGCCTACCTGCGCTTCGTCGTGACGCTGACGCGGCAGACGCGTCCGGTCGTGCCCGCCCTGGCCGATCTTCTGCGCAGCAGCGGCGAGTCGCAGATCGTGGATCTGTGCTCGGGCAGCGGTGCGATTGCACGGCATCTTCGCAGCGCCCTGGCCGAGCAGGGCACCGGTGTCCGCCTCGTGCTGACCGACCTGTATCCGGACGTCGACGCCATGCGCGCAGCCGCCGACGCTTCCGGCGGCGCGATCGAGGCGCGCACGGTGCCGCTGGACGCCACGGCCGTTCCTGCCGACCTTCCGGGCGTGCGTACGATCTTCAACGCATTCCATCATTTCGCGCCGGCGCAGGCCGGCCGCGTCCTGGCCGCCGCAGCCGAGGCCGGTCGCCCCATGGCAGTGGTCGAGTTTCTCGACCGCAGCCCGATGTCGCTGCTGGGCGTGCTGTTCTCCCCATTCCTGCTGCTGGCGGTGGCGCCGTTCCTGCGGCCGCTGCGGTGGCAGGTGCTCGTGCTGACCTACCTCTTGCCGGTCGTGCCGGCGATGGTTCTGTGGGACGGGATGGTCTCGTGGCTGCGCGTGTACTCGGTGCGGGAGCTCGAGGAGCTGGCCGCATCGGCCGCCGTGTCCGGCTATCGGTGGCGGGCAGGCCGATGGTCGAGCGGCCCGTTTACCGTCACGTATCTTCTCGGACAACGCTCATGAGTGCCGACAGCGAACTGCACGCAGACGTGCTGCGCCGTCAGTACGCGGCCAACGTCGACAACCGGCTGCAGGCCGCCGGCCTCGGCGCCCTCGCCCTTGCCGCCGCGGTCTATCCGCTCGTGCTCGAGTGGCTCGCGCACCTCATGGGACCTCGGGTCGTGGCTGCCGTGTTGGCCCTCGCCTGCTGCGCGGCGGCGATGGCGGCGACGACCACCGCATCCCGTCTGACGCGCGCAACGACGGCGGCGCTTGCCGCCGGCGCGGCCATCACCGCGAGTGTGACGCCGCTGCTGCTGGTGGCGGCCGGCGTCCATGCCACGCTGGCGTATCTGTTCCTCATCAGCCTGCGCGAGCAGCGCTCGTTGATCGAGCGGGTTGCGAAGACGATCCAGCCGGCGGCGCCGGACTTCATCGGCCCGTACTGCCGCGGCGTCACCGCGCTCTGGGGCACCGTCTTCATCATCAATGCGACGGTGCTGGCGGCGCTCGCACTGCTGGCTCCGATCGAGGTCTGGCGCGCCGTTGCAGGCGCAGGCGTCTGGGCATGGATGGGCGTTCTGACCGTGGCCGAGTTCCTTGTGCGCAAGACCTACTTTCGCAACTACTGGTATCGCGGTCCCTTCGAGCGCGTGTGGTCGCGCCTGTTCCCTGCCGAGGCGACCGCGATGGGACGGCGCTCGCAAGCGCACATCCGCGAGGTGCGGGAGAAGCTGGGCCTCGACGACTGAGCTCGCGTGTGCCGCCTCAGGCGATGCGCAGAGCTTCCGGATCGTTGTTGCGCAGCGCGTGCTGGGCCATGAACGTCAGCAGGCCCAGACTGTATGGATGCGTGACGTTCTCGCCGGTGAAGACGCGCGGCATGTGCTTGCGAAAGTGCCAGTCCATCATCCGGCCCGGAATGGTACGGCGATAGTGGTCGCCCATCTTCAGCAGCGTCAGCAGTCGGCCGTTGTAGAAGATGTCGACGACGCGCCGCCACGCACGCAGGCGCTTGTGAACGCCCTCCTCCCATTCCTTCATCGCTTCCTCGCTGCCGTGCAGCAGGGCCGTGGCAAGGTCGCGCGCGCTCTCGAAGGCGATGAGCGTACCGCTGGAGAAGACCGGATCGATGAAGCCGAAGGCGTCGCCGACCAGCGCCCAGTTCTCGCCATGGCCGCGCGCGGAGGAGAGCTGATAGTTGGTATAGCGCACGACGGGCGTCACCCGCGTTGCGGGACCGATCCAGCCGCGCATGACCGAGTCGCGGCGAAGGAAGCTGTCGTACTGCTCTTCCAATGTGGAACCGTAGTCGGCCAGGCGGCTGCCGTCCACGACGATGCCGACCGAGACGCGGCCGGGCAGCGGAATGCGCCATGCCCAGCCGCAATCGAGGCGATCGGTATGCACGTTGCCGGCGATCTCCACCTCCACGCCGGTGTGATGGGCGTGCAGCGCCACGTCTTTGCGCGGGCCTTCGTTGAACGGAAGCTCGAGCAGCCGCGCGATCAGGCGCTTGCGGCCGCTGGCGTCGGCGATGAAGTCCGGCTCGCCTCCCAGCGCCTCGCGCGCCAGCACCAGCGACTCGCCGATGAGCTCGACGCGCTCGCTGCCGTCAAGACGTCGCAGTCGCGCGCTCTCCTGCAGAACGATGCAGCCTGCCCTCTGCGCAGCCTGCAGGAGGCTGGCATCGAAGCGGTCGCGAGGGACGTTGTAGGAATAGTCGGTGCGGGCGCCGCGCACGTCGTTGAAGCGGATGTTCAGGCGCTCGCACGAATTGAAGCAGAACGTCGCGCCGGTCTTGCGGATGCTGTAGCTGGCCACCTCGGCTTCCACGCCGAGCTCGCGAATGATCGGAACGATGGCCGGAACCAGCGACTCGCCGATCAGGATCGGCGGCCGCTTGGGCTGCGCGAAGATGGCGACGCGTACGCCGGCGCGCGCAAGATAGGTGCCGAGGGCCGCGCCGCCGGGCCCGCCGCCCACGATCGCAACTCTGCGAAGACGCCCCCTGACCACGGCGAGCGACCTTATGAGACCTCCTCCCGTGCGTCAATGATTCCGGATGTTTCCGCTTTGCGGTCCCGTGCGCCATTGTAACCGCCAGGGAGCGCTGCCATGCCGACACACGCCTCGACGCCGACACGTGCACTCGCACCGTCACGCCCGCTGCCCGCACGAGCGCTGCCGACATGGCCGCTTCGCGCATTCGCGCCGATACGCGCACTCACGACGATGGTACCCGCCGTCACGCGGGCCGTCGGCGCCCGGAGCAGACGTCCTCTTACCGCCGCCGCACTCGCGTTCGTGGCAACGGTGTTCACCGTCGGCGGATCCGCGCTCGCGGGCGACGATGCAGCCGTCGCGCAGTTGAAGGCCGGCGACGCCCTGCCCTCACTCGCTCTGCCCGACCAGCACGGCACGCGGGCCACCGTCGGGGCGGACACGCGGCTGCTCCTCTTCAGCAGGGACATGGACGGCGGTGGCTTCGTCAAGGAAGCGCTGGCCGAAGGGGGCAAGGACAAGCTCGACGCCGCCGGCGCCGTCTACATCGCCGACGTCAGCGGCATGCCCGGCTTCGTCCGCAGCACGTTCGCGCTGCCGAGCATGCGAAAGAGG
The sequence above is drawn from the Candidatus Limnocylindrales bacterium genome and encodes:
- a CDS encoding PAS domain S-box protein, whose product is MKTRGEPRATATTEPWHDEDRFQLATKAAKIGIWDWDVVADRISWSDTFYSIHGIQAGQVPPSLAGFVSLVHPDDRDVVNAAIEAALAQDESYEAEFRVVRPSGEVVWVFNSAQVIRAEGRPVRMLGATMDVTERKRVEMALRESEERFAKAFNSSPLSLTISSLVTGKLVEVNETFVAITGYSREEAIGKTTAELGVWAQPGDREAELAAVQEAGRLRNREYRFRMRDGHEVVGLLSAEIIDIGGEPCALTVIQDITDRKKYEQALRDADRRKDEFLATLAHELRNPLAPIRNGIEVLKMSGGDSEACTRVLGMMDRQLAQMVRIVDDLLDVSRFSRGRIELRTERVELSVVVRSAVETSQPMVEEAGHELVVEVPPDPVVVVADVTRLSQVLANLINNAAKYTPRGGDIRVTVETDGEMACLRVRDNGIGIPEAMLGQVFELFNQVDQSLEKSQSGLGIGLTIAKRLVELHGGRIEAHSEGPGKGSEFVVRLPRVQAVAD
- a CDS encoding sialidase family protein, with translation MLFFGKASVLTAFIAVGVCTGSVARAEMPGPFGSELQSATGKLTPAISESCEPDSYGVTVRLYTQWLADHDRRFIERTNAAGRLEEPFRFDRQRNEPYPLGLACDGQGGFVVLWVRGIESCVRVRAFGKDGKPLSKPQLLTSSCNEQEHGITQLDYSNGAYRVLLPVPTPRGDALTFLRLAEDGSVVQRTRLGRIRAHWQRWTALANNDAAILAWMRRGNVNGRVLGLDGTTRTEQFRLSLAAPGATYLSSVEDLHDGTMIVWWKSHWQMGTIGRRVAVSTSIPPETTTTTTLPEDCDIPWFDPVERLQPQAKDQQPHWAWPPSIAAGPSGTAIAVWLRKVRITPDRHKYSLDASYSRRDPASGTWSKRRVLAGSENIVDWPQVVTDGAGLWMAMWPEVREGKCVLVSAHSDDDGLHWGTPRLSVTGLPAGCSSSEFDLAADPAGAWIAAWHGYDASGSARGVQVSRSFDRGQSWSQPATAVALETAPWGKIEVAGNGTWGAAWVITVPEFADRSQLLFSRSLDDGATWTTPVVVAGPPSIAADGDQLLADLATDGDNRWIITWTSTSSLAGTIGGDSDILISRSTDDGLTWSAPAAVASYAGSDDADDLFSKIATDRRGTWLLTWSTAFPVAGASGFDADVALASSTDAGLTWTPPVAVDGRADEDKRLDFWPAVAAFGEKQWVTAWLRQNDNRGSGGIAVMGATGAPVCE
- a CDS encoding tryptophan 7-halogenase, with the translated sequence MGGGPGGAALGTYLARAGVRVAIFAQPKRPPILIGESLVPAIVPIIRELGVEAEVASYSIRKTGATFCFNSCERLNIRFNDVRGARTDYSYNVPRDRFDASLLQAAQRAGCIVLQESARLRRLDGSERVELIGESLVLAREALGGEPDFIADASGRKRLIARLLELPFNEGPRKDVALHAHHTGVEVEIAGNVHTDRLDCGWAWRIPLPGRVSVGIVVDGSRLADYGSTLEEQYDSFLRRDSVMRGWIGPATRVTPVVRYTNYQLSSARGHGENWALVGDAFGFIDPVFSSGTLIAFESARDLATALLHGSEEAMKEWEEGVHKRLRAWRRVVDIFYNGRLLTLLKMGDHYRRTIPGRMMDWHFRKHMPRVFTGENVTHPYSLGLLTFMAQHALRNNDPEALRIA
- a CDS encoding VOC family protein — protein: MFSHIMVGSNDIETSRKFYDAILGALGHRPAVTDDKGRLFYLSANGVFAVTVPINGEPAAPANGGTIGFAAPDPATVDAWHAAGVANGGTSCEDPPGVREGGLGKMYLAYLRDPFGNKLCALHRMG
- the istA gene encoding IS21 family transposase — translated: MRRTREILRLRLGLGQSVRTAARSCDVSVSTVVDIEARARAAGIDWAAAAAMDEAELEARLYVRGPRPAEHDLPDFAHVHREMKRRGVTLELLWLEYKAERGERAYSYSRYCELYSQWRGTLDVVMRQSHRAGEKLFVDWAGMTVPITNPSTGEVADASVFVAALGASSFTYAEVFPDQTSRSWILAHIRTFEFLGGTAEVLVPDNLKTGVVKADFFEPSLHQAYLELANYYGTTILPARVAKPRDKSKVENAVQQVERWVLAPLRNQTFFSVAEANAAVAERLAWLNDRPLSRMDGTRRSLFLELDRPALRPLPAKRMEACEWKVNAGVGIDYHVEFDRHFYSVPYQLVQKRVDVRATLMTVEVFHKSVRVASHLRSTVARHAILALRRQPVSRTL